The following proteins are co-located in the Methanobacterium sp. genome:
- a CDS encoding aminopeptidase P family protein, with protein MKIIDQMQKENIDTLLILNPNNINYLARFMPSAASILVVKDEPVLLTNQMDMEDALLNSKIPVEELKPLKELKKSLNGVIGLESSMNIQTFERLKKNAAFETKITGIVEQMRSVKTSEELKNIEKALEIAEKAFKSTEFDDSKTENEIGAEIEYNMRLNGAKKASFDTIVASGKRSSLPHADVSMNKLERPIVIDWGALYNNYCSDTTRTIIETERHEEIFDIVLEAQKSAIAVIKPGVKACEVDKAARDVITEYGYGESFIHSTGHSVGLEVHESPSLSKRDETVIEKGMVLTVEPGIYLKDDFGVRIEDMVYVTNKGHVLNKIDAKINV; from the coding sequence ATGAAAATAATTGACCAGATGCAGAAAGAAAACATAGATACACTACTCATATTAAACCCCAATAATATAAACTATTTAGCCAGATTCATGCCATCGGCAGCGTCAATTTTGGTGGTAAAAGATGAGCCTGTACTTTTAACCAACCAGATGGACATGGAAGATGCCCTCTTAAATTCAAAAATCCCTGTTGAAGAGCTTAAACCACTAAAAGAACTTAAAAAATCATTAAATGGCGTCATTGGGCTTGAAAGCTCCATGAACATTCAGACATTTGAGAGGCTGAAAAAAAACGCTGCATTTGAAACAAAAATCACAGGTATTGTTGAGCAAATGAGAAGCGTGAAAACAAGTGAAGAACTGAAAAACATTGAAAAAGCACTTGAAATTGCTGAGAAGGCATTTAAAAGTACTGAATTTGATGACAGTAAAACCGAGAACGAAATTGGGGCCGAGATAGAATATAATATGAGGCTTAACGGTGCCAAAAAAGCTTCTTTTGATACCATCGTCGCGTCGGGGAAACGTTCTTCACTTCCACATGCCGATGTGTCCATGAATAAACTGGAAAGACCCATAGTAATCGATTGGGGCGCCCTTTACAACAATTACTGTTCAGATACCACAAGAACAATTATAGAAACTGAACGACATGAGGAAATATTTGACATAGTGCTTGAAGCCCAGAAAAGTGCAATTGCTGTCATAAAACCCGGCGTAAAAGCTTGTGAAGTAGATAAAGCTGCAAGAGACGTGATTACAGAGTACGGCTACGGCGAATCATTTATACACTCAACCGGCCACAGTGTAGGGCTTGAAGTGCACGAAAGCCCGTCTTTATCTAAACGCGACGAGACAGTGATTGAAAAAGGTATGGTCCTAACTGTAGAGCCTGGTATTTACCTGAAAGATGACTTCGGCGTGAGAATTGAGGACATGGTATACGTGACAAATAAGGGGCATGTTTTAAACAAGATTGATGCCAAAATAAATGTTTAA
- a CDS encoding tetratricopeptide repeat protein has product MGWIYCPNCKNKISAKSTRCYYCGHQIKEDHYQKAIKALNNRFFYLQVLGGIVVIIAFIPMLLQSHFRYIWLFVLFIIFLAGYLFAYIFARKFEDKKQKVDLNKWLIKKTSGSTVFTAEEVYYYKGKTNQQLHQYGEALQCYNRSLELNPDFEPAKEAKKEVEEIIN; this is encoded by the coding sequence ATGGGTTGGATATACTGTCCTAACTGTAAAAATAAGATAAGTGCAAAATCAACGAGATGTTACTACTGCGGACATCAAATTAAAGAGGATCACTATCAAAAAGCAATTAAAGCTTTAAATAACAGGTTTTTTTACTTGCAAGTATTGGGTGGAATTGTTGTAATTATTGCATTTATACCAATGCTTCTCCAGTCCCACTTTCGTTATATCTGGCTGTTTGTTTTATTCATAATATTTTTAGCAGGTTATCTTTTCGCTTACATATTTGCACGTAAATTTGAGGATAAAAAGCAGAAAGTGGATTTGAATAAATGGCTCATTAAGAAAACGTCAGGAAGTACTGTTTTCACAGCAGAAGAAGTATACTATTACAAAGGTAAGACTAACCAGCAGCTCCACCAGTACGGTGAAGCGTTACAGTGTTATAATAGATCCCTTGAATTAAACCCTGACTTTGAACCTGCAAAAGAAGCAAAAAAAGAAGTTGAAGAGATTATCAACTAA
- a CDS encoding YcaO-related McrA-glycine thioamidation protein yields MFKEVPVTYFGCTHRAMPPEETINWVKGKLKAAGVTRVAEITHLDRIGIPVYSAIRPSAAEGAVSIYAGKGATKDQAKASAMMEAFERYSAELSEDDIKNNLISACFGEMDGCMDPESLILPNLPFDMQEKELNWVKSVNIRNDKEYLVPANSVFHPYVTSNDTSLFKSNTNGLASGNRVEEAIFHGMMEVIERDAWSIFETKRKKAVEIDFESIENPLIKELLDKFKKEGVDVKLVNLTSDIEAATIAAVSDDTVLKDPALLTLGVGTHLDPEIAAMRALTEVAQSRATQIHGTREDTTRAVFMRKAGYERMKRMNKHWFGESEEVIDLSEIKNHAGKSFKEDIETSMKLLEKVGFKDVLFVDLTREEIEIPVVRVIIPGLEVYSIDTTRVGKRLRQRAKAN; encoded by the coding sequence ATGTTTAAAGAAGTTCCAGTAACATATTTCGGATGTACACACCGGGCAATGCCTCCAGAAGAAACTATAAACTGGGTAAAAGGTAAATTAAAAGCTGCAGGGGTAACAAGGGTGGCTGAAATAACTCACCTTGATAGAATTGGGATACCTGTTTATTCTGCAATAAGGCCGTCAGCTGCAGAGGGTGCTGTAAGTATCTACGCCGGAAAAGGAGCTACAAAAGACCAGGCTAAAGCATCAGCCATGATGGAAGCTTTTGAGAGGTATTCTGCAGAGCTCTCAGAAGATGACATAAAAAATAATTTAATTTCAGCATGTTTTGGAGAAATGGATGGATGCATGGATCCTGAATCACTTATACTTCCAAATTTGCCCTTTGATATGCAGGAAAAAGAATTAAACTGGGTAAAGTCAGTAAATATAAGGAACGATAAAGAATATCTGGTGCCGGCTAATTCTGTATTTCACCCGTATGTCACTTCAAATGACACCAGCCTATTTAAATCAAATACAAATGGGCTTGCATCTGGAAATAGGGTAGAAGAAGCTATATTTCATGGTATGATGGAAGTTATTGAACGGGACGCATGGAGCATATTTGAAACTAAACGAAAAAAAGCGGTTGAAATAGACTTTGAATCCATTGAAAATCCGCTTATCAAGGAACTCCTTGACAAATTCAAAAAAGAGGGGGTCGATGTTAAGCTTGTAAATTTAACATCGGATATTGAAGCGGCCACAATCGCGGCAGTTTCAGATGACACTGTTTTAAAAGACCCTGCATTACTCACACTTGGTGTTGGAACCCATTTAGACCCTGAAATAGCAGCTATGAGGGCGTTGACTGAAGTGGCCCAGAGCCGCGCCACCCAGATTCACGGTACAAGAGAAGATACCACTAGGGCAGTTTTCATGAGAAAAGCCGGCTACGAGCGGATGAAGCGGATGAATAAGCACTGGTTCGGTGAATCTGAAGAAGTCATTGATTTGAGTGAGATCAAAAACCATGCTGGAAAATCTTTCAAGGAAGATATTGAAACATCCATGAAACTTTTAGAAAAAGTAGGGTTTAAGGATGTTTTATTTGTGGATCTTACCCGGGAAGAGATTGAAATTCCTGTTGTAAGGGTTATAATTCCAGGTTTAGAAGTTTATTCTATTGATACCACACGTGTTGGAAAGAGGCTCAGGCAAAGGGCAAAAGCCAATTAA
- a CDS encoding carboxypeptidase regulatory-like domain-containing protein, which produces MEVKRIQRQIILITITLFFIITTCCAVSAAAVNDNDTQLSVNTGTAPVNTSVVISGNVKRCSNGDNFQGVTVTAFKNGVKLASTTTNAGGTYTLNFQSADKVFTVTTSYPGHKSASKTVTVNNNSIGTANFQLGMDSVYVSSIGSDTTGIGTLDNPYKTIQKGLDNVNPRGTVYIANGTYTLSSFSISKDVHIVGANQESTILEGCLFYIPASINFTVINLTIKQSIIPASSIFNSRGSCYIINCTFIGVERNRYPAIYNLGTCYIAGCTFIGHNSSEYRDIMGGGAICNLDTITGLSGCTFINNTAFIGGAIWNKGTIDYIIRCTFTGNSAINPIGTGAGGAICNQGTIDYMNGCTFTDNFVTGTRDSDGGAIANTHDSEKGDSGRINIVSGCTFMGNSATYGGAVFNNNRGSYIVLRDCSFISNTASAGTEIYNRGTAVAEYNWWGSSSGPSSSQLYNVQVSKWLREPLGLGLGSPNHDSNGNESSNGTYNTVNAAGKTTETIGLQKTGMPLNYLLLAVLMVLSGLVAPKRK; this is translated from the coding sequence ATGGAGGTGAAAAGGATTCAAAGACAAATAATATTAATAACCATCACACTGTTTTTTATTATTACTACATGCTGCGCTGTCTCAGCAGCAGCGGTAAATGATAATGATACACAATTATCTGTTAATACAGGTACTGCTCCAGTAAATACAAGCGTTGTGATTTCTGGTAATGTCAAGAGATGTTCAAATGGAGATAATTTTCAAGGTGTTACGGTCACAGCTTTTAAAAATGGGGTTAAATTGGCGAGTACAACTACAAATGCAGGCGGTACATACACTCTAAACTTTCAGAGTGCAGATAAAGTTTTCACAGTTACAACCAGCTATCCTGGACATAAATCCGCCAGTAAAACAGTTACTGTAAATAATAACTCAATAGGGACAGCTAACTTCCAGTTAGGAATGGACAGTGTTTACGTATCTTCTATAGGAAGTGATACAACTGGTATTGGAACTTTAGATAATCCGTATAAAACTATACAGAAAGGTCTGGACAATGTTAATCCTAGAGGGACCGTTTATATTGCAAATGGGACTTACACATTAAGCAGCTTCTCAATCAGTAAAGACGTTCATATTGTAGGTGCAAACCAGGAAAGTACTATTTTAGAAGGGTGTTTATTTTATATTCCGGCTTCTATTAATTTTACAGTTATAAATTTAACAATAAAACAGAGTATTATACCTGCCTCTTCTATTTTCAATTCGAGAGGTAGTTGCTACATTATAAATTGTACTTTCATAGGTGTTGAAAGAAATAGATACCCTGCTATCTACAATTTAGGTACCTGTTATATTGCGGGTTGTACTTTCATAGGTCATAATTCAAGTGAATATAGAGATATCATGGGTGGCGGTGCTATTTGCAACTTGGATACTATTACTGGCTTGAGTGGCTGTACTTTCATTAATAACACTGCATTTATTGGCGGTGCTATTTGGAACAAAGGTACTATTGACTATATCATTAGATGTACTTTCACTGGTAACTCTGCAATAAATCCAATAGGTACTGGTGCTGGTGGTGCTATCTGCAATCAGGGGACTATTGATTATATGAATGGGTGTACTTTCACAGATAATTTTGTAACTGGGACTCGTGATTCTGACGGCGGCGCTATTGCCAATACACATGATTCGGAAAAGGGAGATAGTGGACGTATTAACATTGTAAGTGGCTGTACTTTCATGGGTAACAGTGCAACTTATGGTGGTGCGGTATTTAATAATAATAGGGGAAGCTATATTGTTTTGAGGGATTGTTCTTTCATTAGTAACACGGCAAGTGCTGGTACTGAAATTTATAATAGGGGTACAGCAGTTGCTGAATACAACTGGTGGGGTTCAAGCTCAGGCCCATCTTCCAGTCAACTTTACAATGTGCAAGTTAGTAAATGGTTGAGAGAACCCCTTGGTCTAGGTTTAGGATCACCGAATCATGATAGTAATGGAAATGAATCAAGTAATGGAACTTACAATACAGTAAACGCCGCAGGCAAAACAACAGAAACAATAGGACTCCAGAAAACAGGTATGCCTTTAAATTATCTATTACTTGCAGTTTTAATGGTTTTAAGCGGTTTAGTGGCGCCAAAAAGAAAATAA
- a CDS encoding alpha/beta hydrolase, whose amino-acid sequence MDKLNLLTILLIIVIAFPAFVFSSNFEAEIPTYNPQITFFNDSSFSYEFIRVLGQSAYNTSSAYECLATASKIKSGDMESWYSAWHHTALETEIKANNHISKGENDTARNLYLCASNYYRVCEFYLHGNPEDPRILENWNKSHECFQIATQLSTPQIEAVEIPYENTTLPGYFYKVNDSGKPRPTLLLQTGFDGTQEELYVYAVAANQRGYNVLTFEGPGQGRVIRVQGLPFRSDWEKVVEPVVTYALSRKDVDSDHLAIYGLSFGGYLAPRAAAYDHRIKAVIANGGVYDPIMGMPEEFNISREEFVDYLKSNPQEFNDEIMKRMNSSTLMRWSFENGMYTFKASSPSEFLPKYSECNMIDSADKIVCPTLVCDSENDLTMSGQSQALYKHLNCTKTFILFKTSEGAGDHCQAGNLPLSNKRVFDWLDETFNRT is encoded by the coding sequence ATGGATAAATTAAACTTGTTAACGATTTTATTAATAATAGTAATAGCTTTTCCAGCTTTTGTCTTTAGTTCCAATTTTGAAGCAGAGATACCAACCTATAATCCCCAAATCACTTTTTTTAATGATTCTTCCTTTTCATACGAATTTATACGGGTTTTAGGGCAGTCAGCATACAACACATCTTCGGCCTATGAATGCCTGGCTACCGCTTCCAAAATTAAATCGGGAGATATGGAAAGCTGGTACTCAGCATGGCACCATACAGCCCTTGAAACTGAAATAAAAGCCAATAACCACATTTCAAAGGGTGAAAATGACACTGCAAGAAATCTGTACCTGTGCGCATCTAACTACTACCGTGTCTGCGAGTTTTACCTTCATGGGAATCCCGAAGATCCCAGAATACTGGAAAACTGGAATAAAAGCCATGAATGTTTCCAAATAGCAACCCAACTATCCACTCCCCAAATTGAAGCCGTGGAAATACCCTACGAAAACACAACTCTACCCGGATACTTCTACAAGGTCAATGATTCAGGTAAACCTCGACCCACCCTACTCCTGCAGACCGGTTTTGACGGGACTCAGGAAGAACTCTACGTATATGCTGTAGCGGCCAATCAAAGAGGTTACAACGTTTTAACCTTTGAAGGTCCGGGTCAAGGAAGGGTAATCAGGGTTCAGGGTTTGCCTTTTAGATCAGACTGGGAAAAAGTAGTTGAGCCTGTGGTAACTTATGCTTTATCCAGAAAAGATGTGGATTCCGATCACCTGGCCATTTATGGTTTGAGTTTTGGCGGATATCTTGCTCCCCGTGCTGCAGCTTATGACCACCGCATTAAAGCCGTGATCGCAAACGGTGGGGTTTATGACCCCATTATGGGTATGCCGGAGGAGTTTAATATTAGCAGGGAAGAATTTGTGGATTACCTTAAATCCAATCCCCAGGAATTTAATGATGAAATCATGAAGAGGATGAACAGCAGCACTTTAATGCGCTGGTCCTTTGAAAACGGAATGTACACCTTTAAAGCCAGTTCTCCAAGTGAATTTCTGCCGAAATACTCCGAATGCAACATGATCGATTCTGCAGATAAGATCGTGTGCCCTACCCTTGTCTGCGACTCTGAAAATGATTTGACCATGTCTGGCCAGTCCCAGGCGCTCTACAAACATTTAAACTGCACTAAAACATTTATACTGTTTAAAACTTCAGAAGGGGCTGGAGACCACTGCCAGGCAGGAAATCTACCGCTTTCAAATAAAAGAGTTTTTGATTGGCTGGATGAAACCTTCAACAGGACATGA
- a CDS encoding PAS domain S-box protein, with the protein MPSDASDNWDSLREKIIGLGERSVHKSYYPELQQQIAELKRFKALLDQSNDAIFLLEMPSCLIADVNKSALDQLGYTQSELLNMSINDFIIPWEVNQMEKIFSDLMKNRGASDRRNVIATFLKSSMVEIPAEISISLVEFGNNFYAVMVARDITERMEAERALMQSEEKYRALFEYSPDFIILITPDGEIIDINKSTKSFINLSKDELIGKSILKLGVLFEEDIRDFMEIGHELMNGEFVEPFEFKVIDRNGQICWMEAHISLLRKNRGNTSIQVILHNITKRKTYEKQIKQSLNEKEVLLKEIHHRVKNNLQIISSLLNLQSRYIEDENALGVFKESQNRIKSMALIHEKLYQSEDLTKIDFAEYIRSLTFHLFRSYSIDQSAVKLSINFEGVLFDIDTSIPCGLIINELISNSLKYAFPNGRKGKISVDLQLDQGKCVLIISDDGVGFPEGLNFNNTETLGLRLVNILVSQINGVITLDKCGGTSFKIEFTKLAYKERI; encoded by the coding sequence ATGCCCTCTGATGCTTCTGATAATTGGGATTCACTGCGTGAGAAAATAATTGGCCTTGGAGAACGTTCAGTTCATAAAAGTTACTACCCTGAACTTCAACAACAAATAGCTGAATTAAAACGTTTTAAAGCTCTTTTAGATCAAAGCAACGATGCTATTTTCCTTTTGGAAATGCCTTCATGTTTAATTGCTGATGTAAATAAATCTGCACTGGATCAGCTCGGATATACTCAAAGTGAACTACTTAATATGTCCATAAATGATTTTATAATCCCCTGGGAAGTAAATCAGATGGAAAAAATATTTTCTGATTTAATGAAAAATAGGGGAGCCTCAGATAGGAGAAACGTTATTGCAACGTTTTTAAAAAGCAGCATGGTGGAAATACCTGCAGAAATCAGCATAAGCCTGGTTGAATTTGGGAATAATTTTTACGCGGTGATGGTTGCCAGGGATATAACTGAACGTATGGAAGCTGAAAGAGCACTAATGCAGAGTGAAGAGAAATATAGGGCATTATTTGAATATTCTCCAGACTTTATTATACTTATAACTCCTGATGGGGAAATTATTGATATCAACAAATCAACTAAATCATTTATTAATCTATCTAAGGACGAGCTTATCGGTAAATCCATTTTGAAATTGGGGGTGCTGTTTGAAGAAGATATTAGAGATTTTATGGAGATTGGCCATGAATTAATGAATGGAGAATTTGTTGAACCCTTTGAGTTTAAGGTAATTGATAGAAATGGTCAAATTTGCTGGATGGAGGCTCATATTTCGCTGTTAAGGAAAAACAGGGGTAACACTTCAATTCAGGTAATTTTGCATAATATTACGAAGCGTAAAACCTATGAAAAACAGATTAAACAATCCTTAAATGAAAAAGAGGTACTTTTAAAGGAAATCCACCACAGGGTTAAAAATAACCTGCAGATAATAAGTTCTCTTTTGAACCTCCAATCAAGATATATTGAAGATGAAAATGCTCTGGGTGTATTTAAGGAAAGTCAAAATCGTATTAAATCAATGGCACTTATCCATGAAAAATTGTATCAATCTGAGGATCTGACAAAGATAGACTTTGCAGAATACATAAGGAGTCTAACTTTTCACCTGTTCCGCTCATACTCCATTGATCAAAGTGCTGTAAAACTTTCCATAAATTTTGAAGGTGTTCTATTTGATATTGACACCTCAATTCCATGCGGGTTAATTATAAACGAGCTCATATCCAACAGCTTAAAATATGCTTTCCCTAATGGTAGAAAAGGCAAAATCAGTGTAGATCTTCAGTTAGATCAGGGAAAATGTGTACTTATCATCAGCGATGATGGTGTTGGGTTCCCTGAAGGCTTAAATTTCAATAATACAGAAACACTGGGGTTAAGGTTGGTCAATATTTTAGTTAGCCAGATTAATGGTGTTATCACACTTGATAAATGTGGGGGAACTTCTTTTAAAATAGAGTTTACAAAATTGGCGTATAAAGAAAGGATTTAA
- a CDS encoding HIT family protein, which translates to MEVKCEYCQIPGAYGNLIYETEHWMIFLAPSQRFLGTGVVVLKRQCNKLSDLESDEWDEFREIVEKLETTLTKTFTPTLFNWSCFMNKAYREDPPSPEIHWHFIPRYAHNVEFEGITFEDPDFGYIPQPIERKIPEDIMAKLMDAIKGNL; encoded by the coding sequence ATGGAAGTTAAATGTGAATACTGTCAAATACCTGGTGCTTATGGAAATTTAATTTATGAAACAGAACACTGGATGATTTTCCTTGCTCCAAGCCAGAGATTCCTTGGAACAGGAGTAGTTGTGCTTAAAAGACAATGTAATAAATTAAGCGACCTGGAAAGTGATGAATGGGATGAATTTAGGGAAATTGTAGAAAAATTAGAGACCACTTTAACCAAAACATTCACTCCTACACTTTTTAACTGGAGCTGCTTCATGAATAAAGCATACAGGGAGGATCCACCCAGCCCTGAAATTCACTGGCACTTCATACCTCGTTATGCCCACAATGTGGAATTTGAAGGTATAACTTTTGAAGACCCGGATTTTGGATATATTCCCCAGCCGATAGAAAGGAAAATACCTGAAGATATCATGGCAAAGCTTATGGACGCAATTAAAGGAAACTTATAA
- the ercA gene encoding alcohol dehydrogenase-like regulatory protein ErcA, translating to MDIQNMELRKFVAPELVFGLDARLLAGRYAKNFGAQKVLIVSDPGIINAGWLDEILHVLESEGLPYEIYKDVTPNSKEKDVIKGSKLYKNEECNAIVALGGGSTLDCAKGIGIVSSNNKNILEFEGVDKVHNPIPPLICIPTTAGSSADVSQFAVIMDQKRKVKISIISKAVVPDVALIDPITTTTMDNYLTACTGLDALTHAIEAYVSNASSPLTDTHALNAIRLIWSSLAKIIHNPNDLGLRGNMMLGSLEAGLAFSNASLGAVHAMAHSLGGFLDLSHGECNAVLLDHVVDFNFDAEPLRYQHIGEMMGINFSRMTKIEKKTAVIHKLKHLKESIGIDHTLRQIGVKESDIPQLSKNAMEDSCIVTNPRRPDQEDMVEIFKNAL from the coding sequence ATGGATATTCAAAATATGGAACTTCGAAAATTTGTTGCTCCGGAACTGGTATTTGGTTTAGATGCTCGACTTTTAGCTGGCAGATACGCTAAAAACTTCGGAGCCCAGAAGGTTTTGATAGTTTCAGATCCTGGAATTATCAATGCAGGATGGCTGGATGAAATACTACATGTTTTAGAAAGTGAAGGACTTCCATATGAAATTTATAAAGATGTAACGCCTAATTCAAAGGAAAAAGATGTAATAAAAGGATCCAAATTGTATAAAAATGAAGAATGCAATGCTATAGTTGCATTAGGTGGCGGTAGTACCTTAGATTGTGCTAAAGGCATTGGAATTGTAAGTTCTAATAATAAAAACATACTTGAATTTGAAGGTGTGGATAAAGTTCATAACCCCATACCTCCTTTAATTTGTATACCCACCACTGCAGGGTCATCAGCAGATGTTTCACAGTTTGCAGTAATTATGGATCAAAAAAGAAAAGTAAAGATATCAATTATCAGTAAAGCAGTAGTTCCAGATGTTGCTTTGATTGATCCAATCACCACAACGACTATGGATAACTATTTGACAGCTTGTACGGGTTTAGATGCGTTAACTCATGCTATTGAAGCTTATGTTTCCAATGCAAGTTCTCCACTTACCGATACCCATGCTTTAAATGCAATACGCCTTATATGGTCAAGTTTAGCAAAAATAATTCACAATCCTAATGATCTTGGGCTGCGTGGAAATATGATGCTTGGGAGTTTGGAAGCAGGACTGGCATTTTCAAATGCGAGTCTGGGAGCTGTCCATGCGATGGCACATAGTTTAGGTGGTTTTTTAGATTTGTCTCATGGAGAATGCAATGCAGTTCTTTTAGACCATGTTGTTGATTTTAATTTTGATGCAGAACCCCTGAGGTATCAGCATATAGGTGAGATGATGGGAATTAATTTCAGCAGAATGACTAAAATCGAGAAAAAAACAGCAGTTATACATAAATTAAAGCATTTAAAAGAATCGATTGGGATTGATCATACACTTAGACAAATAGGAGTCAAAGAAAGCGATATTCCGCAACTTTCAAAAAATGCAATGGAAGATTCATGTATTGTAACTAACCCCCGTAGGCCAGATCAGGAAGATATGGTGGAGATATTTAAAAATGCACTTTAA
- a CDS encoding site-2 protease family protein, with protein sequence MVKFTAREIRDIIISLLVISLAFDYIINGRDLDATIANFGYMVVVVGFGFVLHELAHKFTAIRYGYWAEYKMWFQGLILALITSYFGFVFAAPGAVYIHGYNIKKAENGVISLAGPATNIILAVLFLMAMPLAAQYNLLGLAVLGATINSFLAVFNLIPLVVLDGAKIFRWNPLIWIASMVLALILLAYSLFGVHIFSML encoded by the coding sequence ATGGTAAAATTCACAGCAAGAGAGATCAGAGATATTATAATTTCACTGCTTGTCATATCACTTGCATTTGATTACATAATAAATGGGCGCGATCTAGACGCTACAATCGCTAACTTTGGGTATATGGTGGTTGTAGTTGGGTTTGGATTTGTGCTACATGAATTAGCTCATAAATTCACTGCTATAAGATACGGCTACTGGGCAGAATATAAAATGTGGTTCCAGGGTTTAATCCTAGCTTTAATTACATCATACTTTGGATTTGTATTTGCAGCGCCGGGGGCAGTCTATATCCACGGATATAATATTAAAAAAGCAGAAAATGGTGTAATATCCCTTGCAGGACCTGCTACTAATATAATACTTGCAGTACTGTTTTTAATGGCCATGCCTTTAGCTGCACAATATAATCTTTTAGGTCTGGCTGTTCTGGGAGCTACAATAAACAGCTTTTTAGCAGTTTTCAATTTGATACCCCTTGTTGTACTTGACGGAGCTAAAATTTTCAGGTGGAACCCTTTAATATGGATAGCTTCAATGGTACTGGCGTTAATACTGCTGGCCTATTCATTATTTGGTGTCCATATCTTCAGCATGCTTTAA